A genomic stretch from Candidatus Hydrogenisulfobacillus filiaventi includes:
- the ureB gene encoding Urease (beta subunit) (Evidence 2a : Function from experimental evidences in other organisms; Product type e : enzyme) yields the protein MYPIGGYQTGEGSLELCSGRPRQTVTVTNTGDRPVQVGSHYHFYEVNPALQFERAAALGMRLDIPAGTAVRFEPGMTITVTLVAFGGRRRVVGFRDAVNGGVRPGEEDGHAS from the coding sequence ATGTATCCCATCGGTGGCTACCAGACGGGGGAGGGCAGTCTGGAGCTTTGCTCCGGCCGTCCGCGGCAGACGGTAACGGTGACGAATACCGGCGACCGCCCCGTGCAGGTCGGCTCCCATTATCACTTTTACGAGGTGAACCCGGCTCTGCAGTTTGAGCGGGCGGCGGCGCTGGGCATGCGGCTCGACATCCCGGCCGGTACGGCGGTGCGCTTCGAGCCCGGGATGACCATCACCGTGACACTGGTGGCCTTCGGGGGGCGCCGGCGGGTGGTGGGCTTCCGGGACGCGGTCAACGGCGGGGTGCGGCCCGGGGAGGAGGATGGCCATGCGTCTTGA
- the ureA gene encoding Urease (gamma subunit) (Evidence 2a : Function from experimental evidences in other organisms; PubMedId : 9287005, 12401490, 16199586; Product type e : enzyme) yields MYLSPGDQEKLFIAMAAEVARRRRRKGLLLNYPEAVALITDALLEAAREGRSVAECMQLGREVIGADEVLPEVPELLPMVQVEATFPDGTKLISCHDPIQPGRRARD; encoded by the coding sequence GTGTATCTCTCGCCGGGGGACCAGGAGAAGCTCTTCATCGCCATGGCGGCGGAGGTGGCACGCCGCCGGCGGCGCAAGGGACTCCTGCTCAATTATCCGGAAGCAGTGGCCCTGATTACCGATGCCCTACTGGAGGCGGCGCGCGAGGGACGCTCGGTAGCTGAATGCATGCAGCTGGGGCGGGAGGTGATCGGGGCGGACGAGGTCCTGCCCGAGGTACCGGAACTGCTGCCCATGGTGCAGGTCGAAGCCACGTTTCCCGACGGCACCAAGCTCATCTCCTGCCATGATCCCATTCAACCCGGACGGCGGGCCCGGGATTAG
- a CDS encoding putative Histidine kinase (Evidence 3 : Putative function from multiple computational evidences; Product type e : enzyme) — protein sequence MNRLLMRRPGRAAAWIAAGAGLAGLLVLSWTAGRGAAGLALALLAAAGGVLALRPAPAPLPEPADVAATAEAGALMPDTLLRPTSSFFRQGLTADTAQVLAAVIHRMVPVDAVAVADTHVPLAWSGRTCPAHGLECPVHLAVGSLREEDQAGPGEVRTHTIGVGPDHQVPCPLRTALVAPLYAHGRVIGALRFYNPVERPFSPHIVRLAEGLGQLLSHMLELAEENRQQRIASEARLEALQAQIRPHFLFNVLNTIILFSRTDPERSRELLGQLATFFRRSLSHRGPTIALKDEIDHVQTYLTLEKARFGDKLRYRIRLDPAVLNLPVPVLVLQPLVENAVVHGLAPKETPGMVSVTARLVRGTIQIFVTDNGVGIPPDRQQAVFTMGVGEGTGTGVGLSNVAERLVGLYGPAYALTLKSIPGRGTSVRVRIPAAAGHGPAPAEEGR from the coding sequence GTGAACCGGCTCCTGATGCGCCGGCCGGGGCGGGCGGCCGCCTGGATCGCAGCCGGGGCGGGACTGGCCGGCCTGCTGGTCCTGAGCTGGACCGCCGGCCGCGGGGCCGCCGGCTTGGCCCTTGCCCTGCTGGCAGCGGCCGGCGGCGTCCTGGCGCTGCGGCCGGCGCCGGCTCCGCTGCCGGAACCGGCTGATGTCGCCGCCACCGCCGAGGCCGGGGCCTTGATGCCGGATACCCTTTTGCGGCCCACCAGCTCCTTCTTCCGCCAGGGGCTGACCGCGGACACCGCCCAAGTGCTGGCGGCGGTCATCCACCGCATGGTGCCGGTGGACGCAGTGGCCGTAGCGGACACCCACGTCCCCCTGGCCTGGAGCGGCCGCACCTGCCCCGCCCACGGGCTGGAATGTCCCGTGCACCTGGCGGTGGGCTCGCTGCGCGAGGAAGACCAGGCCGGTCCGGGCGAGGTCCGCACCCACACCATCGGGGTGGGCCCGGATCATCAGGTGCCCTGTCCCCTGCGGACCGCGCTGGTTGCCCCCCTGTATGCCCATGGCCGCGTCATCGGGGCCCTGCGCTTTTACAACCCGGTGGAACGTCCCTTCAGCCCCCACATCGTGCGCCTGGCCGAAGGGCTGGGCCAGCTGCTGTCCCACATGCTGGAACTCGCGGAGGAGAACCGCCAGCAGCGCATCGCCAGCGAGGCCCGCCTCGAGGCCCTGCAGGCGCAGATCCGGCCGCACTTCCTGTTCAATGTCCTCAACACCATTATCCTCTTCTCCCGCACCGACCCTGAACGCTCCCGCGAGCTCCTGGGCCAGCTGGCCACCTTCTTCCGGCGCTCCCTGAGCCACCGGGGGCCGACTATCGCCCTGAAGGACGAAATCGACCACGTTCAGACCTACCTCACCCTGGAAAAGGCCCGTTTCGGGGACAAGTTGCGCTACCGGATCCGCCTGGATCCCGCGGTGCTGAACCTGCCGGTCCCGGTGCTGGTGCTGCAGCCGCTGGTGGAGAATGCGGTGGTGCACGGGCTGGCGCCCAAAGAGACGCCGGGAATGGTGAGCGTGACCGCCCGCCTGGTGCGCGGCACCATCCAGATCTTCGTCACCGACAACGGGGTGGGCATCCCTCCCGACCGGCAGCAGGCGGTGTTCACCATGGGCGTAGGGGAAGGTACCGGCACCGGGGTAGGTTTGTCCAACGTGGCCGAACGCCTGGTGGGCCTCTACGGCCCCGCCTATGCCCTGACCCTGAAGTCCATCCCCGGACGCGGCACCAGCGTGCGCGTCCGCATTCCGGCCGCGGCCGGCCACGGCCCCGCGCCGGCGGAGGAGGGACGGTAA
- the ureC gene encoding Urease (alpha subunit) (Evidence 2a : Function from experimental evidences in other organisms; PubMedId : 9287005, 12401490, 16199586; Product type e : enzyme) produces the protein MRLERRRYAALYGPTAGDRFRLADSDLVLEVERDLTVPGDEAVFGGGKSIRDGMGQAAVPRAAGTPDLVITNAVVLDPLLGVVKADIGIRDGRIAAVGKAGNPDVMDGVDPRLVIGPGTEVIAGEHCIVTPGGIDAHIHWIDPAQVWTALSAGITTMIGGGTGPAHGTLATTCTPGAWNLARMLEAAEAFPVNVGFLGKGNSAREEPLEEQIRAGALGLKIHEDWGATPAVIDRCLAVADRLDVQVTIHTDTLNEAGFVEDTRRAINGRVIHTYHTEGAGGGHAPDILRLAGEPNVLPASTNPTRPYGVNTIDEHLDMLMVCHHLDPHLAEDLAFAESRIRPETIAAEDVLHDLGVLSMYSSDSQAMGRVGENWQRLFQTADKMKRERGPLPEERPGSDNRRVLRYLAKLTINPAITFGIADWVGSIAPGRWADLVVWEIPFFAVRPKLIIKGGFIAWALSGDPGASIPTPEPNWYRPMFGTYGAVPARTSLVFTSRAAVEEGLGERLGLRKPLVAAGGTRTLSKRDMVWNDATPRIAVDPETYRVTVDGVEARVPPAREVRFNRLYRLF, from the coding sequence ATGCGTCTTGAGCGCCGCCGCTATGCAGCCCTCTATGGGCCCACCGCCGGCGACCGCTTCCGGCTGGCCGACAGCGACCTGGTGCTGGAGGTGGAGCGGGACCTGACCGTCCCCGGGGACGAGGCCGTCTTCGGCGGGGGCAAGAGCATCCGCGACGGGATGGGCCAGGCCGCCGTGCCCCGCGCGGCGGGGACGCCGGACCTGGTTATCACCAACGCGGTGGTGCTGGACCCCCTGCTGGGGGTGGTCAAGGCCGACATCGGCATCCGGGATGGCCGCATTGCGGCAGTGGGCAAGGCGGGCAACCCCGACGTCATGGACGGGGTAGACCCCCGGCTGGTGATCGGCCCGGGGACGGAGGTCATCGCCGGGGAGCACTGTATTGTCACCCCTGGCGGCATCGACGCCCATATTCACTGGATTGACCCCGCGCAGGTATGGACTGCCCTGTCGGCTGGCATTACCACCATGATCGGGGGCGGCACCGGGCCGGCGCATGGCACCCTGGCCACCACCTGCACCCCGGGAGCGTGGAACCTGGCCCGCATGCTGGAAGCGGCGGAGGCCTTCCCCGTCAATGTGGGCTTTTTGGGTAAGGGCAACAGCGCCCGGGAAGAGCCGCTGGAGGAGCAGATCCGGGCGGGGGCCCTGGGCCTCAAGATCCACGAGGATTGGGGGGCCACCCCGGCTGTGATCGATCGCTGCCTGGCGGTGGCGGATCGCCTGGATGTGCAGGTGACCATCCATACCGACACCCTCAACGAAGCCGGCTTTGTGGAGGATACCCGGCGCGCCATCAACGGCCGGGTGATCCACACCTATCACACCGAGGGGGCCGGGGGCGGCCATGCCCCCGATATCCTGCGCCTGGCGGGTGAGCCCAATGTGCTCCCGGCCTCCACCAACCCTACCCGGCCGTATGGGGTCAACACCATCGATGAGCACCTGGACATGCTCATGGTCTGCCATCACCTGGATCCCCATCTGGCCGAGGACCTGGCCTTCGCCGAGAGCCGGATCCGGCCGGAAACCATTGCCGCCGAGGACGTCCTGCATGACCTGGGGGTGCTGTCGATGTACTCCAGCGATTCCCAGGCCATGGGCCGGGTAGGCGAGAACTGGCAGCGCCTCTTCCAGACTGCGGACAAGATGAAGCGGGAACGGGGGCCGCTGCCGGAGGAACGGCCGGGCTCCGATAACCGGCGGGTGCTGCGGTATCTGGCCAAGCTCACCATCAATCCGGCTATTACCTTCGGGATTGCCGACTGGGTGGGCAGCATCGCCCCCGGCCGGTGGGCCGACCTGGTGGTGTGGGAGATTCCGTTCTTCGCGGTGCGGCCCAAGCTCATCATTAAGGGTGGCTTCATTGCCTGGGCGCTTTCCGGCGACCCGGGCGCGTCCATCCCCACCCCGGAACCCAACTGGTATCGCCCCATGTTCGGGACTTACGGCGCAGTCCCCGCCCGGACCAGCCTCGTCTTTACCAGCCGGGCGGCGGTGGAGGAGGGACTGGGGGAACGGCTGGGCCTGCGCAAGCCGCTGGTGGCCGCCGGTGGGACCCGCACGCTCAGTAAGCGGGACATGGTATGGAACGATGCCACCCCGCGGATTGCGGTCGACCCCGAAACCTACCGGGTGACGGTGGACGGCGTGGAGGCGCGCGTGCCCCCGGCGCGCGAGGTGCGCTTCAACCGCCTCTACCGCCTGTTCTGA
- the UreD gene encoding Putative Urease accessory protein (Evidence 3 : Putative function from multiple computational evidences; Product type f : factor) — MTGYAGRVRIGLEAGAVVTWESTGAWRVLTPLTGAGGWREVHLVGQSGGLKGGDRQHLRLDLGTGTRCLLTSVAAEQVLPGEGRRARSRLAVQVAPGARLYWAAVPLIPHRGARLRRHLTVVAAPEALVAVEEYVLAGRVGAGERWADVELDLSQHWWADRRTLRLADRQRLGPAAAAGGEEAYWSLTVLGPPALVELLDPLAEELAPGLWAGLAEPAGGRLLRVLGSVAALEDWRRTVRERLLPVWLGAAGGDGSGPRPASGVRGLALTH, encoded by the coding sequence GTGACCGGCTATGCGGGCCGGGTGCGCATCGGCCTGGAGGCGGGGGCGGTCGTCACGTGGGAGAGCACGGGAGCCTGGCGCGTACTCACCCCGCTGACGGGAGCCGGTGGATGGCGGGAGGTCCATCTGGTGGGACAGTCGGGTGGCCTCAAAGGCGGGGACCGGCAGCATCTCCGCCTCGACCTGGGGACGGGCACCCGCTGCCTGCTGACCAGCGTGGCCGCGGAACAGGTGCTACCGGGGGAGGGGCGGCGGGCCCGCAGCCGGCTGGCGGTGCAGGTGGCGCCCGGCGCCCGTCTTTATTGGGCGGCGGTGCCCCTCATTCCGCACCGGGGTGCCCGCCTGCGGCGGCATCTTACGGTGGTGGCCGCTCCCGAGGCCCTGGTGGCGGTGGAGGAGTATGTGCTGGCGGGCCGGGTCGGGGCCGGCGAACGCTGGGCGGATGTCGAGCTCGACCTTTCCCAGCACTGGTGGGCGGACCGCCGCACCCTCCGGCTGGCCGACCGGCAGCGTCTGGGACCGGCGGCGGCAGCGGGCGGGGAGGAGGCCTATTGGAGCCTGACCGTGCTAGGGCCACCGGCCCTGGTGGAACTGCTTGATCCCTTGGCGGAGGAGCTGGCGCCTGGCCTCTGGGCCGGGCTGGCGGAGCCGGCCGGCGGCCGGCTGCTGCGGGTGCTGGGGTCGGTGGCGGCCTTGGAGGACTGGCGCCGGACGGTGCGGGAGCGCCTCCTGCCGGTGTGGCTGGGCGCGGCCGGCGGGGACGGCTCCGGTCCCCGGCCGGCCTCCGGGGTTCGGGGCCTCGCCCTCACCCATTAA
- a CDS encoding Two component transcriptional regulator, LytTR family, which translates to MLKALIVEDEYPARMELRFQLEPYRHLLEVVGEAQSAREAEQLIAALDYDVIFLDVQMPGMSGIDLARRLKRERPDLKVVLVTAYERYAVQAFDAGVVDYLLKPVSAERLKDTISRLTGRGAGEAASRGEPAGPPLTFVPCESGDTTIPVAVDEIVFVTAEHETILVCTQSERLPTRFTLQELAERLPADRFFRTHRSFIANIRQVREIMPYFNGTYLLKMKDKAHSEVVVSRSNVKRLKELFNLA; encoded by the coding sequence ATGTTGAAGGCGCTGATTGTGGAGGACGAATACCCCGCCCGCATGGAGCTCCGCTTTCAGCTGGAGCCTTACCGCCACCTGCTTGAGGTGGTCGGGGAGGCCCAGAGCGCGCGGGAGGCGGAACAGCTCATCGCCGCCCTGGACTACGATGTAATCTTTCTGGACGTCCAGATGCCGGGCATGAGCGGCATCGACCTGGCCCGCCGCCTCAAGCGGGAACGACCCGACCTCAAGGTGGTGCTGGTGACGGCCTACGAGCGCTATGCGGTCCAGGCCTTCGATGCCGGGGTGGTGGATTACCTCCTGAAGCCGGTCAGTGCAGAGCGGCTCAAGGACACTATCAGTCGTCTTACCGGACGGGGAGCCGGGGAGGCTGCCTCCCGCGGGGAGCCGGCGGGCCCGCCCCTCACCTTCGTGCCCTGCGAAAGCGGCGATACCACCATCCCGGTGGCGGTCGACGAAATCGTGTTTGTCACCGCCGAACACGAGACCATCCTGGTCTGCACTCAAAGCGAACGCCTGCCCACCCGCTTTACCCTACAGGAGCTGGCGGAACGGCTGCCCGCGGACCGCTTCTTCCGCACCCACCGCAGCTTCATCGCCAACATCCGCCAGGTGCGGGAAATCATGCCCTATTTTAACGGCACTTACCTGCTGAAAATGAAGGACAAGGCTCACAGCGAGGTGGTGGTGTCCCGCTCCAACGTCAAGCGGCTGAAGGAGCTCTTCAACCTGGCCTGA
- a CDS encoding conserved membrane protein of unknown function (Evidence 4 : Unknown function but conserved in other organisms) gives MEIGNRPEAHLKRFFLAYTILAVVLSVALSTLFRRDVRAWSGTLTVLIVVFAFPTIAPSMVQLRTEVVPRAARRLNAIAAMVGYTFVLMPLPAILLAPALGNRYFGTAFVVAGSMPAASGALGFMLLSDADLELGTVLILLGILLTLAATPFWTGIYARQVALTVPPMVVLKPVLSILFTVLGGGQLIRFRLLRTRGPAFLSGPLAAPLSLTTMLGMILLISVALFKEGSAIVARPGLLLLLLCLHSILASAVFAGGTLLSRLLGLSYRENQAVVLAAGTKNMSTAIIVPALAVNPGAARVPAIDAIVYRVMPVVYLQFVPALKRWFAAGRRGEGRPPAAGSL, from the coding sequence ATGGAGATCGGGAACCGGCCAGAGGCACACCTCAAGCGTTTCTTCCTGGCCTACACCATCCTGGCAGTGGTCCTGTCGGTGGCCCTCAGCACCCTGTTCCGGCGCGATGTCCGGGCCTGGTCCGGTACCCTCACCGTACTCATCGTGGTCTTCGCCTTTCCCACCATCGCACCGTCCATGGTACAACTGCGGACCGAGGTGGTCCCCCGCGCCGCGAGGCGGCTCAACGCCATTGCGGCCATGGTGGGCTATACCTTCGTGCTGATGCCGCTGCCGGCGATCCTTCTCGCTCCTGCCCTCGGGAACCGCTACTTCGGCACCGCCTTCGTCGTGGCCGGGTCCATGCCGGCCGCCTCCGGCGCCCTCGGCTTCATGCTGCTCAGCGACGCCGACCTGGAGCTGGGCACGGTCCTCATCCTGCTGGGAATTCTCCTCACCCTGGCAGCAACGCCGTTCTGGACCGGGATCTACGCCCGCCAGGTGGCGCTGACCGTTCCCCCCATGGTGGTGCTGAAGCCGGTCCTCTCCATCCTCTTTACCGTTCTGGGAGGCGGGCAGCTGATCCGCTTCCGCCTTTTGCGGACCCGGGGGCCGGCCTTCCTCTCCGGCCCCCTGGCAGCGCCCCTCAGCCTGACCACCATGCTCGGCATGATCCTGCTCATCTCCGTCGCCCTCTTCAAGGAGGGCTCCGCCATCGTCGCCCGCCCCGGTCTCCTGCTGTTGCTGCTGTGCCTGCACAGTATCCTGGCCTCCGCGGTGTTCGCCGGCGGCACCCTCTTGAGCCGCCTGCTCGGCCTGTCCTACCGCGAAAACCAGGCGGTGGTGCTGGCCGCGGGGACCAAGAACATGAGCACCGCCATTATCGTCCCCGCCCTGGCCGTCAACCCCGGCGCTGCCCGGGTTCCCGCCATCGATGCCATCGTCTATCGGGTCATGCCGGTGGTCTACCTGCAGTTCGTGCCCGCCCTGAAACGGTGGTTCGCCGCCGGCCGGCGCGGGGAGGGGCGGCCGCCCGCTGCCGGATCCCTGTAG
- the ureG gene encoding Urease accessory protein UreG 2, whose amino-acid sequence MHRIARVGVGGPVGSGKTALIEALVPRLTAAGFGVLVVTNDIVTREDEMHIRRTLAGTLQPDRVQGVETGTCPHTAVREDPSVNLEMMEALEARYPDADLLFLESGGDNLTLTFSPVLVDRVLFVIDVAGGDKVPRKRGPGVVAADLLVINKVDLAPYVGADLAVMARDSAAVRAGRPVVFTNCRTGEGLDAVMDYLRRDVLFR is encoded by the coding sequence ATGCACCGTATTGCCCGGGTGGGGGTCGGCGGACCGGTCGGTTCCGGCAAGACCGCCCTGATTGAGGCCCTGGTCCCCCGCCTGACGGCCGCGGGATTCGGGGTGCTGGTGGTGACGAACGACATCGTGACCCGGGAGGATGAGATGCATATACGCCGGACCCTGGCCGGTACCCTGCAGCCCGACCGGGTACAAGGGGTGGAGACCGGCACCTGTCCGCACACGGCCGTGCGGGAGGATCCCTCGGTCAACCTGGAGATGATGGAGGCCCTGGAAGCCCGCTATCCCGATGCCGACCTCTTGTTCCTGGAATCCGGGGGCGACAACCTGACCTTGACCTTCTCGCCGGTGCTGGTGGACCGGGTTCTGTTCGTGATCGACGTGGCCGGGGGGGATAAGGTTCCGCGCAAACGGGGACCGGGGGTCGTGGCGGCCGATCTCCTGGTGATCAACAAGGTGGACCTGGCCCCGTACGTGGGGGCGGACCTGGCGGTGATGGCCCGCGACAGTGCCGCCGTGCGGGCGGGCCGCCCGGTGGTTTTCACCAACTGCCGGACCGGGGAAGGCCTGGATGCGGTCATGGATTACCTCCGGCGGGATGTGCTGTTCCGGTGA
- a CDS encoding UreE_N domain-containing protein — protein sequence MNGKGIGPLEAVAAPAGAWTPVPGEEQDVLELEVAQALRPFGRYRTAGGRDILLALPRGARLEHGDLLWRGGGVAVVVALRRPPVALLRLPEGDPAERMRLGLSLAHFLGNQHLPMRVTADGALRVPVEDPHALAGLLAGSSFSGVSLTVVPGEAEDPLPNPHAHVHA from the coding sequence ATGAACGGCAAGGGGATCGGTCCCCTGGAGGCGGTGGCGGCGCCGGCGGGCGCCTGGACACCTGTCCCGGGGGAGGAGCAGGATGTGCTGGAACTCGAGGTCGCACAGGCCCTGCGGCCTTTCGGGCGCTACCGCACCGCCGGCGGTCGGGACATCCTGCTGGCTCTGCCGCGGGGGGCGCGCCTCGAGCACGGGGACCTCCTGTGGCGGGGCGGCGGCGTAGCGGTGGTGGTGGCCCTGCGCCGCCCGCCGGTAGCCCTGCTGCGGCTGCCGGAGGGAGACCCGGCGGAGCGGATGCGTCTGGGGCTGAGCCTGGCTCATTTCCTGGGCAATCAGCATTTGCCGATGCGGGTAACTGCGGACGGGGCCCTGCGGGTGCCGGTGGAGGACCCTCATGCCCTGGCCGGGCTGCTGGCGGGGTCCTCCTTCTCGGGGGTGAGCCTGACAGTGGTGCCGGGCGAGGCCGAGGACCCCCTGCCTAACCCCCACGCCCATGTGCACGCCTGA
- a CDS encoding Urease accessory protein UreF, which produces MCTPEQWDLAFWSDSAWPTGGFALSHGLETLVEEGRVTGRADWAMVVRLFLQETAAGEGVALWHVLEAPPERRPAAAAAAGRRLVAWPRSAEADAASRAQARRLLALARDDGAVPPPGPGPWYAGPAWGLVAGWRGWLPEAALTAFLAVQVKEMTAAAARLLRVDPGALYRDAAGLGPVVAAAARRARRPLSSLSGGGPWLEIATLRHARQQMRLFRT; this is translated from the coding sequence ATGTGCACGCCTGAGCAGTGGGACCTGGCCTTCTGGAGTGATTCCGCCTGGCCGACCGGGGGATTTGCCCTCTCCCACGGGCTGGAAACCCTGGTGGAGGAGGGCCGGGTCACGGGCAGGGCGGACTGGGCGATGGTGGTGCGGCTGTTCCTGCAGGAGACAGCCGCCGGGGAAGGGGTCGCGCTCTGGCACGTGTTGGAGGCCCCGCCGGAGCGCCGGCCGGCGGCCGCGGCGGCGGCCGGCCGGAGGCTGGTGGCCTGGCCCCGGTCCGCCGAGGCGGATGCGGCCAGCCGCGCCCAGGCGCGCCGGCTGCTGGCCCTGGCGCGGGACGACGGGGCGGTGCCCCCGCCGGGACCGGGACCCTGGTACGCAGGGCCGGCCTGGGGGCTGGTGGCCGGGTGGCGGGGTTGGCTGCCGGAAGCGGCCCTCACCGCCTTCCTGGCGGTCCAGGTGAAGGAGATGACGGCGGCGGCCGCCCGCCTCCTGCGCGTGGATCCGGGAGCCCTCTACCGGGACGCAGCCGGACTGGGTCCGGTAGTGGCGGCGGCAGCGCGCCGCGCCCGGCGGCCCTTAAGCAGTCTGTCCGGCGGCGGACCCTGGCTGGAGATTGCTACGTTGCGCCATGCCCGCCAGCAGATGCGCCTGTTCCGCACCTGA
- the speB gene encoding putative agmatinase 2 (Evidence 3 : Putative function from multiple computational evidences), with translation MAHYPPDSAPGQAGARAAAREAELPLEGHVREIARALEYGLEAAPSVEDRSIPLFSRGELPHFAGINTFLKVPYLEDVRRVGEHQVAILGVPHDIGTTYRSGTRFGPQAMRRISALFTPYSYEMGVDLREQVDMVDLGDVFTIPANIEKSFDQIARAVSFVKGSGALPIILGGDHSIGYPCLKGVAEHIDGNIGIIHLDRHVDTQEKDMDERMHTTPWFHATNIPNAPPRNLVQLGIGGWQVPRPGVKVARERGTTILTIDDVLEVGLEKAAEMALEVAWSGAKAVYLSFDIDSVDAGFVPGTGWPEPGGFLPREALKLLRLVAREGIAGMEVVEVSPPYDHADQTALLAVRAIVDVLGTLVQYDRLPPRR, from the coding sequence ATGGCCCACTATCCGCCCGACTCCGCCCCGGGCCAGGCCGGTGCCCGCGCCGCCGCCCGGGAGGCGGAACTGCCCCTGGAGGGCCACGTCCGGGAGATCGCCCGGGCCCTGGAATACGGCCTGGAGGCCGCCCCCAGCGTGGAGGACCGGAGCATCCCGCTCTTCAGCCGCGGGGAATTGCCGCACTTTGCCGGCATCAACACCTTCCTCAAGGTGCCCTACCTGGAAGATGTACGCCGGGTCGGTGAACACCAGGTGGCCATCCTGGGGGTACCCCACGATATCGGCACCACCTACCGCTCCGGCACCCGCTTCGGGCCCCAGGCCATGCGCCGCATCTCGGCCCTGTTCACCCCCTACAGCTACGAGATGGGAGTGGACCTGCGCGAGCAGGTGGACATGGTCGACCTGGGGGATGTGTTCACCATCCCGGCCAACATCGAGAAGAGCTTCGATCAGATCGCGCGCGCGGTCTCCTTCGTCAAGGGATCGGGGGCGCTGCCCATCATCCTGGGTGGGGACCACTCCATCGGCTATCCCTGCCTCAAGGGGGTGGCCGAGCACATCGACGGCAACATCGGCATCATCCACCTCGACCGCCATGTCGATACCCAGGAAAAGGACATGGACGAACGCATGCACACCACCCCCTGGTTCCACGCCACCAACATCCCCAATGCCCCGCCCCGCAACCTGGTACAACTGGGCATCGGCGGCTGGCAGGTGCCGCGGCCGGGGGTCAAGGTGGCGCGGGAGCGCGGCACCACCATCCTTACCATCGACGATGTACTGGAGGTGGGGCTGGAAAAGGCGGCCGAGATGGCCCTGGAGGTGGCGTGGTCGGGTGCCAAGGCGGTCTACCTGAGCTTCGATATCGACAGCGTGGACGCCGGCTTCGTCCCTGGCACCGGCTGGCCCGAGCCGGGTGGCTTCCTGCCCCGGGAGGCCCTCAAACTGCTGCGGCTGGTGGCGCGGGAAGGCATCGCCGGCATGGAGGTGGTGGAGGTTTCGCCCCCTTACGACCATGCCGACCAGACCGCACTGCTGGCGGTGCGCGCGATTGTTGACGTCCTGGGCACCCTGGTGCAGTACGACCGGCTGCCGCCCCGCCGTTAG